The Thermoflavifilum sp. genome contains a region encoding:
- a CDS encoding PKD domain-containing protein: MKHAQNEIVFHPTQQGHTWFGCGKWRGRLLVWCLSGLFIVCHWQVTAQATQASLDTGSASGLAENEQVGQASSPAFPPLLFVRNQGQWASDILYRADLPGNGQLFIRSSGIAITVLNPDDIQAIAQDYHPGENQSISHTVANGGQARMASPIGNNGGGTAQPSPTRTSSSVQPETWTVHGQMYEMHFEGSRPHPDIEPDHPSAVYYNYFIGTDPARWATHVQAFEAVTYKQIYPNVDIRVFSSASRLTYDVIVYPGGNPDQVVMSYQGADRIEVKNNRLRIYTHYGVIEEQTPYAYQFVGNEKRTVTCKFRVKGNRVQFHFPHPEEWNRNYPLIIDPTIVFSSFTGSRADNWGYTATYDAQGNMYVGGIVFGQGYPLRPTNPGPFQATFGGGSLYEGNSYGFDMGISKFSPDGKTLLYSTYIGGSGNEQPHSLVVNSNGNLIIAGRTNSPNYPLYPQGNAMGTQGGWDIVVTELNATGTALVGSIRIGGRNDDGVNITSNRFVGTVSLMRNYGDDGRSEVIVDNAGYVYLASSTQSADFPVVGNVFQPVKGDASDYETTRGLGGDAAYYQQDGVVMKLKPDLSGVVWSSFLGGNADDAAFVLKLDAQGNIYVAGATASTNLMRLAADPSGVIQNSFQGGAADGFIAEITNDGSKLLRLTYLGTNKTDEIYGIALDRNGFVYVCGTTTGNWPVINATYYNQGAKQFIAKLKPDLSGYVYSTTFGSTNAIAPNISPVAFLVDRCENVYVSGWGGGVCYNNRYYEIAGTNGMPITPDAIKKTTDGRDFYFFVLKRDATAILYGSYFGQNGGCTDHVDGGTSRFDPNGIIYQAICANCGGAAIFPTTPGVWSPSNPSLRPGNPYQGAMCNEVALKIAFNLSGVHIGLKAEHGDTSGCVPFTVEIADTAGLARQYVWDFGDGTPQVRTTQSSQRHTYTAVGRYRVMVVGIDSSSCNIADTGYMWVKVGDNPAEIGFRVEKVGPCTSYRYRFINTSVAPTGSFTDSSFVWDFGDGTPEVWAGTDTIEHGYGSAGVYRVVLRLVDTSFCNAPADSVKVLRVASNVRASFQVDSIGCVPYEAQFENTSLGGIDFSWDFGDGATSQEVSPVHAYGKAGVYVVRMIAEDSTTCNRRDTVVDTIRVYGRPVSSFVVSPVPPQENVAEVFTNQSEGAVKWWWEFGDGSGDTSYNTSHIYPATGVYEACLRVANEWGCEDTSCQAVEALINPLFDVPSAFSPNGDGVNDVFRVRGFGIAKFEMEIYNRWGQKVYESRDVNQGWDGTYRGKPQPMDAYAYVIHIQFTDGRRITRTGNVTLLR, from the coding sequence ATGAAACATGCACAAAACGAGATTGTATTTCACCCCACACAGCAGGGCCATACATGGTTTGGTTGTGGTAAGTGGAGGGGCCGGCTGCTGGTGTGGTGCCTATCGGGGCTGTTCATCGTATGTCATTGGCAGGTGACGGCTCAAGCAACCCAGGCTTCCCTGGATACGGGTTCCGCTTCAGGTTTAGCAGAAAATGAACAGGTTGGACAGGCTTCGTCGCCGGCTTTTCCACCTTTGCTTTTTGTCAGGAATCAGGGACAATGGGCTTCGGATATCCTGTATCGTGCTGATCTGCCGGGAAATGGACAATTGTTTATTCGATCCAGCGGCATAGCGATAACCGTGCTTAATCCTGACGATATACAAGCCATCGCGCAGGATTATCATCCAGGAGAAAATCAGTCGATAAGCCATACTGTCGCCAACGGAGGACAGGCTCGCATGGCTTCCCCCATTGGAAACAACGGAGGAGGAACGGCGCAGCCATCCCCGACGCGAACTTCATCTTCCGTCCAACCCGAAACATGGACGGTACACGGGCAGATGTATGAAATGCATTTTGAGGGAAGCCGACCTCATCCCGATATCGAGCCCGACCATCCCAGTGCCGTGTATTACAACTATTTTATCGGAACAGATCCCGCCCGCTGGGCTACCCATGTACAGGCTTTTGAGGCGGTTACCTATAAACAGATTTATCCAAATGTAGATATCCGGGTATTTTCTTCCGCATCCCGTTTAACATACGATGTGATTGTATATCCCGGCGGGAACCCCGATCAGGTAGTGATGTCCTATCAAGGCGCAGATAGGATCGAGGTAAAAAACAACCGTTTGAGGATTTACACACATTATGGTGTGATTGAAGAACAAACACCTTATGCGTATCAATTCGTCGGCAATGAAAAGCGAACGGTCACCTGCAAATTCAGGGTAAAAGGCAATCGGGTGCAGTTTCATTTTCCCCATCCTGAAGAATGGAACCGGAATTATCCTTTGATCATTGACCCAACGATTGTGTTTTCTTCATTCACCGGATCGAGGGCCGATAACTGGGGATATACAGCTACCTACGATGCACAGGGGAATATGTATGTAGGTGGAATTGTATTCGGACAGGGATATCCGTTACGCCCAACCAATCCGGGACCTTTCCAGGCAACATTCGGCGGCGGATCTTTATACGAAGGAAATTCTTATGGTTTTGATATGGGCATCAGCAAGTTCAGCCCGGATGGGAAAACCTTATTGTATTCCACTTATATCGGCGGATCGGGTAATGAACAGCCACACAGCCTGGTGGTTAATAGTAATGGCAATTTAATCATTGCAGGACGCACCAATTCACCTAATTATCCCTTATATCCTCAGGGCAATGCGATGGGAACTCAGGGCGGCTGGGATATTGTGGTTACGGAATTGAATGCTACAGGTACAGCACTGGTCGGTTCAATCCGTATCGGCGGCCGTAATGATGATGGGGTGAATATTACTTCCAACCGTTTTGTGGGTACTGTAAGCTTGATGCGCAACTATGGCGATGATGGGCGCAGTGAGGTGATTGTAGATAATGCCGGATATGTGTATCTGGCCAGCAGTACGCAGTCGGCCGATTTCCCTGTTGTGGGCAACGTTTTCCAACCTGTTAAGGGAGATGCCAGCGATTATGAGACAACCAGGGGGCTTGGCGGTGATGCTGCTTATTATCAACAAGATGGGGTGGTGATGAAGTTGAAACCCGATCTTTCGGGTGTGGTGTGGAGCAGCTTTTTAGGAGGGAATGCCGATGATGCGGCTTTTGTATTGAAGTTGGATGCACAGGGAAATATTTATGTGGCTGGAGCAACGGCCAGTACCAACCTGATGCGTCTGGCAGCCGACCCTTCGGGGGTGATTCAAAATAGTTTTCAGGGTGGTGCTGCAGATGGATTTATAGCGGAAATCACCAATGACGGATCGAAGTTATTGCGGCTCACCTATCTGGGCACTAACAAGACCGATGAGATTTATGGTATTGCACTCGATAGAAATGGCTTTGTTTACGTGTGCGGCACCACCACGGGCAACTGGCCGGTGATCAACGCCACTTATTATAATCAGGGAGCCAAGCAATTTATTGCCAAGCTGAAACCCGACCTGAGCGGATATGTGTATTCCACCACCTTCGGGAGTACCAATGCTATAGCGCCCAATATATCGCCGGTAGCTTTTCTGGTGGATCGCTGTGAAAATGTGTATGTCTCCGGCTGGGGAGGAGGCGTGTGCTATAACAACCGGTATTATGAAATTGCCGGTACCAACGGTATGCCCATCACCCCCGATGCGATTAAAAAAACGACGGATGGGAGAGATTTTTATTTCTTTGTGTTGAAACGCGATGCCACCGCCATCCTGTATGGCAGCTATTTTGGCCAGAATGGGGGTTGTACCGATCATGTGGATGGTGGCACCAGTCGCTTCGACCCCAATGGGATCATCTATCAGGCTATCTGTGCGAATTGTGGTGGTGCGGCTATCTTTCCCACCACACCGGGTGTGTGGTCGCCTTCTAATCCCAGCTTGCGGCCGGGTAACCCCTATCAGGGAGCTATGTGCAATGAGGTAGCGTTGAAGATAGCGTTTAACTTGAGTGGGGTACATATTGGGTTGAAGGCGGAGCATGGGGACACGAGCGGATGTGTGCCGTTCACGGTGGAGATAGCCGACACGGCGGGATTGGCCAGGCAATACGTATGGGATTTTGGGGATGGTACGCCCCAGGTACGTACGACGCAGAGCAGCCAGCGTCATACCTATACGGCGGTAGGTCGATACCGGGTGATGGTGGTGGGGATCGATTCGAGCAGTTGCAACATAGCCGACACGGGGTATATGTGGGTGAAGGTAGGGGATAATCCGGCGGAGATTGGGTTTCGGGTAGAGAAGGTAGGGCCATGTACGAGCTATCGGTATCGGTTCATCAACACGAGTGTAGCGCCGACGGGTAGTTTTACGGATAGTTCGTTTGTATGGGATTTTGGGGATGGTACGCCGGAGGTATGGGCTGGGACGGACACGATAGAGCATGGGTATGGGTCAGCGGGTGTGTATCGGGTGGTGTTGCGGTTGGTGGACACGAGTTTTTGTAATGCGCCTGCGGATAGTGTGAAGGTATTGCGGGTAGCGTCGAATGTAAGGGCGAGTTTTCAGGTCGACAGCATAGGATGTGTGCCGTATGAGGCGCAGTTTGAGAACACGAGTTTGGGGGGAATAGATTTCAGCTGGGATTTTGGGGATGGGGCGACGAGTCAGGAGGTGAGTCCGGTACATGCCTACGGGAAGGCTGGGGTATATGTGGTGCGGATGATAGCGGAAGACAGCACGACGTGCAATCGGCGGGATACGGTGGTGGATACGATACGGGTGTATGGGAGGCCGGTATCGTCGTTTGTGGTGAGTCCGGTACCGCCACAGGAGAATGTGGCGGAGGTATTCACGAACCAGAGTGAAGGGGCGGTGAAGTGGTGGTGGGAGTTTGGGGATGGGAGTGGAGATACGAGCTATAATACGAGTCATATATATCCGGCGACTGGGGTATATGAGGCGTGTTTACGTGTAGCCAATGAGTGGGGGTGTGAGGACACGAGTTGTCAGGCGGTGGAGGCGTTGATCAATCCGTTGTTTGATGTACCGAGTGCATTTTCGCCGAATGGGGATGGGGTGAACGATGTGTTTCGGGTGCGTGGATTTGGGATAGCGAAGTTTGAGATGGAGATATACAATCGATGGGGGCAGAAGGTGTATGAGAGTCGGGATGTGAACCAGGGATGGGATGGTACCTATCGAGGCAAGCCACAGCCGATGGATGCCTATGCCTATGTCATCCACATCCAGTTTACCGATGGAAGACGAATAACCCGAACGGGAAATGTTACTTTATTACGGTAA
- a CDS encoding class I SAM-dependent methyltransferase, translated as MELFTPGLEAYAGHFTTPEMPILSEITAFTQAHTPRPGMMSGHVQGMLLRMISLMIRPKYVLEIGTFTGYSAICLAAGLQPGGLLITIDRDEQLHAQCKTFFQQAGLADVIRPITGNARDVLSGLDYTFDLVFIDADKENYIAYYEAVLPSVRAGGWLLADNVLFHGEVLQPEDRQSKPARAIQAFNAHVAADDRVEQVLLTIRDGLMLMRKK; from the coding sequence ATGGAACTGTTTACTCCTGGTCTCGAAGCCTATGCCGGGCATTTTACCACGCCGGAGATGCCTATCCTGAGTGAAATTACGGCTTTTACGCAGGCCCATACCCCGCGCCCTGGCATGATGAGCGGGCATGTGCAGGGCATGTTACTCCGCATGATCAGCCTGATGATCCGACCGAAATATGTCCTTGAAATCGGCACTTTCACCGGCTATTCAGCGATTTGTCTGGCGGCGGGTTTGCAGCCGGGAGGATTGCTGATCACCATCGATCGCGATGAACAACTGCATGCACAATGCAAAACATTTTTCCAGCAGGCCGGCCTGGCAGATGTCATCCGTCCAATTACCGGCAATGCACGGGATGTGTTGTCAGGCTTAGATTACACCTTTGACCTCGTATTCATTGATGCCGATAAAGAAAATTACATAGCTTACTATGAAGCCGTTTTGCCCAGCGTGCGCGCAGGGGGATGGCTGCTGGCCGACAATGTGTTGTTCCACGGTGAGGTGTTGCAACCCGAGGATCGGCAAAGCAAGCCTGCCCGGGCTATACAGGCCTTCAACGCACATGTCGCTGCAGATGATCGGGTGGAGCAGGTATTGCTCACCATTCGCGACGGATTGATGTTGATGCGTAAAAAATAA
- a CDS encoding sodium:solute symporter, whose amino-acid sequence MDEQLFSYFPAQKNMFFSPATLLLFIAGYFALLLIISRLTSGKADNETFFIANRNSRWYLVAFGMIGTSISGVTFISVPGTVKQDAFSYFQFVLGNAVGYAVIALVLMPIYYRMRLTSIYTYLQHRFGFYSYQSGAFIFLVSRTIGSAFRLFLVAIVLQHYIFDYWHIPFWITVAVSLLLIWTYTYKGGLKTIIWTDTIQTLFLVTAVILTLIVVGQRMQLSLAGMVEAIAHSSYSKIFFWDHFTADKRHFVKYFLGGIAVSVAMTGLDQDLMQKNLSCRNLRDAQKNMFSFTAVFILVNLFFLSLGALLYLYAAANHIVLPQRADYLFPEIAFHYLGGMAAIVFILGLTAATFATTDSAMTALTTSFCVDFLRFSDRPDASQKRRQIRIRQLVHFIFSLMFLLVVLFFKYAVNESVVKAVFTVAGYTYGPLLGLFFFGICTRRQVRDRWVPWVCVAAPLLCLLLDQYSIQWLWGYRFGFELLIVNGLITFAGLWWISSPQRKAQP is encoded by the coding sequence ATGGATGAGCAGCTTTTTTCTTATTTTCCCGCTCAAAAAAATATGTTTTTCTCTCCCGCTACACTGCTGTTGTTCATTGCAGGATACTTTGCTTTGTTGTTAATCATTTCCAGGCTTACTTCCGGTAAGGCCGACAATGAAACTTTTTTTATTGCCAATCGCAACAGCCGCTGGTATCTGGTGGCATTCGGCATGATCGGTACATCGATTTCGGGTGTCACGTTCATTTCCGTACCCGGAACGGTCAAGCAGGATGCATTTTCTTATTTTCAATTTGTGCTGGGCAATGCCGTGGGTTATGCCGTGATTGCGCTGGTGTTGATGCCGATATATTATCGCATGAGGCTCACCTCTATTTACACTTATCTGCAACATCGTTTCGGGTTTTACAGTTATCAATCGGGGGCTTTCATTTTTCTGGTTTCGCGCACCATCGGGTCTGCGTTTCGTTTGTTTCTGGTGGCCATTGTGCTGCAGCATTATATTTTCGATTACTGGCATATTCCGTTCTGGATTACGGTGGCGGTTTCCCTGCTGTTGATCTGGACTTACACCTACAAAGGAGGATTGAAAACCATCATCTGGACGGATACCATTCAAACCCTGTTTCTTGTTACAGCGGTGATCCTCACGTTAATCGTGGTCGGACAGCGCATGCAGCTCAGTCTGGCCGGGATGGTCGAAGCTATTGCACATAGCAGCTACAGTAAGATTTTTTTCTGGGATCATTTTACAGCCGATAAACGTCATTTTGTAAAATATTTTTTAGGCGGCATCGCCGTGTCGGTGGCCATGACAGGACTGGATCAGGATCTGATGCAAAAAAACTTAAGTTGTCGAAACCTGAGAGATGCGCAAAAAAACATGTTTTCTTTTACGGCCGTATTTATCCTGGTCAATTTATTTTTTCTGAGCTTAGGCGCGTTGCTTTATCTGTATGCCGCTGCCAATCATATCGTATTGCCGCAACGTGCCGATTATTTGTTCCCGGAAATTGCCTTTCATTATCTGGGCGGCATGGCGGCTATTGTGTTTATCCTGGGATTGACGGCCGCCACGTTTGCCACAACCGATTCGGCCATGACGGCGTTGACCACTTCGTTTTGTGTGGATTTTTTGCGCTTTAGTGATCGACCCGATGCATCTCAGAAGCGCAGGCAAATACGCATACGTCAGCTGGTGCATTTCATCTTTTCCCTTATGTTTTTGCTGGTAGTCTTGTTTTTCAAATATGCCGTCAACGAATCCGTCGTAAAAGCCGTATTCACGGTGGCGGGATATACGTATGGGCCCTTGCTGGGATTGTTTTTCTTCGGGATATGCACACGTCGGCAGGTGCGCGACAGATGGGTGCCCTGGGTATGTGTGGCTGCGCCTTTATTGTGTTTGTTGCTCGATCAGTATAGTATACAATGGTTGTGGGGTTATCGTTTTGGCTTTGAACTGCTCATCGTAAACGGATTGATTACCTTTGCAGGACTGTGGTGGATTTCTTCACCGCAGCGAAAAGCGCAGCCCTGA
- a CDS encoding TIGR00730 family Rossman fold protein, which yields MNEFLKKIKIRDWGETRAHSSWQIFKIMAEFVEGFENLNRIGPCISIFGSARTRPGDKYYELAVRIARRLAEEGFGIITGGGPGAMEAANKGAHLAGGKSVGLNIDLPHEQEPNPYVDKDKLLKFDYFFVRKVMFVKYAQGFVMMPGGFGTMDECFEVLTLMQTRKINPVPVVLVGHEYWDGLLQWMQHTMCEQYHHIQPEDLKMWRVFDHEDEVARYFIDYYAEHRLTPNF from the coding sequence ATGAATGAATTTCTGAAAAAAATCAAAATACGCGACTGGGGCGAGACGCGCGCCCATTCCAGCTGGCAGATCTTTAAGATCATGGCCGAATTCGTGGAAGGCTTTGAAAACCTTAACCGGATTGGTCCCTGCATTTCCATTTTCGGCTCTGCCCGCACACGCCCCGGCGATAAATATTATGAGCTGGCCGTGCGCATTGCGAGGAGGCTTGCAGAAGAAGGTTTCGGCATCATCACGGGCGGTGGGCCTGGCGCCATGGAAGCGGCCAACAAAGGGGCTCATCTGGCAGGCGGTAAATCAGTGGGATTGAACATCGATCTGCCGCATGAACAGGAACCCAATCCTTATGTGGATAAAGATAAACTGCTGAAGTTTGATTATTTCTTCGTGCGTAAGGTGATGTTTGTGAAATATGCCCAGGGATTTGTGATGATGCCAGGTGGTTTTGGCACCATGGATGAATGTTTTGAGGTGTTGACCCTGATGCAAACCCGCAAAATCAATCCCGTGCCTGTCGTGCTGGTGGGCCATGAATACTGGGACGGCTTATTGCAATGGATGCAGCATACCATGTGTGAGCAATATCATCATATTCAACCGGAAGACCTGAAGATGTGGCGTGTGTTTGACCATGAAGATGAAGTGGCGCGTTATTTTATCGATTATTATGCCGAACATCGGCTCACCCCCAACTTCTGA
- a CDS encoding PorP/SprF family type IX secretion system membrane protein — protein sequence MNTMIDIFRWWVKRRGWPWVRQMGSVVIVLLFFLGSAGAQDLHFSQYFSAPLLTNPANTGFIPDANYRLGVDYRDQWTTIPVPYRTMSAFGDAQLLRNRLTYGWVGLGGVVLQDVAGSGDLTSTKVYGSIAYHQLLGLGSLLSAGFNVGYARKSINLSKLTFDDQWNGKFFDASLPSNEYSAISQTSISYVDLQAGLNYAYFPNDHVYLNLGFSAQHLNTPRETFYSGDNRIPRRYIGFINASIQLSDMLIVNPNGYYSLQSGAHEIVAGGYLQVNLSGNGAQQLLGGIYYRFQDAFIPMVGYQLNNLRLMFSYDATVSSLGPNIQHNGAYEVSLIYQGLYQNGTYRREEKKFRCPSF from the coding sequence ATGAATACGATGATCGACATATTCCGATGGTGGGTAAAACGACGCGGCTGGCCATGGGTGCGCCAGATGGGTTCTGTGGTGATTGTTCTGTTGTTTTTTTTAGGCAGTGCAGGGGCACAGGATCTGCATTTCTCCCAGTATTTTTCAGCTCCGCTGCTCACCAACCCGGCCAATACGGGATTCATACCCGATGCGAATTACCGGTTAGGCGTGGATTATCGCGATCAGTGGACTACCATTCCGGTGCCCTACCGCACGATGTCGGCCTTCGGCGATGCTCAGCTGTTGCGTAACAGGCTTACGTATGGCTGGGTGGGACTGGGTGGTGTGGTGTTGCAGGATGTGGCAGGTAGTGGTGATTTAACTTCCACCAAGGTGTATGGTTCTATTGCTTATCATCAGTTGCTGGGCCTGGGAAGCCTGCTCTCCGCTGGTTTTAATGTGGGCTATGCCAGAAAAAGCATTAACCTTAGCAAGTTGACTTTCGATGATCAGTGGAATGGAAAATTCTTTGATGCCTCCTTGCCTTCCAATGAATACAGTGCCATCAGCCAGACCAGCATTAGTTACGTCGACCTCCAGGCGGGCTTGAACTATGCTTATTTTCCGAATGACCATGTGTATCTTAACCTTGGCTTCTCGGCTCAACATTTAAATACACCACGTGAAACCTTTTACAGTGGCGACAATCGTATTCCCCGGCGTTATATCGGTTTTATCAACGCCAGCATCCAGCTTTCCGATATGTTGATCGTTAATCCAAATGGATATTATTCCCTGCAATCGGGCGCACATGAAATTGTAGCCGGTGGTTATCTACAGGTCAACCTATCGGGAAATGGAGCTCAACAATTGCTGGGAGGTATTTATTATCGTTTTCAGGATGCATTTATTCCAATGGTAGGTTATCAGCTCAATAATCTCAGGTTAATGTTTAGTTATGATGCAACTGTTTCATCCCTGGGTCCGAATATTCAACACAATGGAGCTTATGAAGTATCTTTGATTTATCAAGGATTGTATCAAAATGGAACCTATCGCCGTGAAGAAAAAAAGTTTCGCTGTCCCAGTTTTTAA